In Acidobacteriota bacterium, the DNA window TGACCTGGCGGTGCTGGAACTGGGCATGAACCATGCCGGCGAGATCCGGCGTCTGGCCCGGATCTGCCGTCCCGATCTCGCCGTCATCACCAATGTGGCGCCGGTGCATCTCGAATTTTTCTCCAGTGTCGACGAGATCGCTCGAGCCAAGGGCGAGATCCTGGAGGACATGGCGCCGGCGGGGGTCTTCGTCTACAACGCCGACGACCGCCGGGTGGCGGACCTTGCTTCCGCCTTCCATGGGCGCAGCGTCTCCTTCTCGCTGGAGAGGAAAGCGGACGTCCAGGTCACGGACGTCCGGGTGGTCGACTCGAACAGCACCCGGTTCATCCTCCGGGCCGGATGGGGAGAGTCCTCCTGCCGGGTGTCCTTCGTCGGCCGCCATCATCTCTACAACCTGGCTGCGGCCGTGGCTGCGGCCCGGACCCTGGGTTTGAGCCGTGAACAGATCGAAGGGGCGATTCCCAGCCTGTCGCCGCTGCCCATGCGAGGGAAGATCCGGGGGTTGGAGATGTCCGGTTCCCGGCGGATCAGGATCTTGGACGACTCCTACAACTCGAACCCGCAAGCCGTACGGATGGTGTTGGAGGCCGTGGGAAAGTCGGCCGGCGCCGGCCGCCGGATCGTCGCTCTGGGAGAGATGCTGGAGTTGGGTCCCGAGAGCGCGGTCTGGCATCGCCGGGTCGGAAGGATGGCGGCCCGCATCGAGCCTCATCTCCTGGCGGCGGTGGGCGCGGGAGCCCGGCCGGTTCTGGATGGAGCTCGCGAGGCGGGTTTGGCAGACGGCAGGACCCTCTACTTCGGGACTTCGGAAGAGGCGGCAGAGTACTTGGCCGGCTTCATTTGCAGCGGCGACTTCCTCTTGATCAAGGGGTCTCGCGGAGTCGGAATGGAACGCATCGCCGCACTTCTGGAAAAGGGGAAGGGCTCTTGATCTATCACCTGTTGTACGCTCTTCACGACCAGTTCTCGGTCCTGAACGTACTCCGCTATATTACGTTTCGCACCGCCTACGCCACCCTCACGGCTCTGGCCTTGAGCCTGATTCTGGGTCCCTGGCTCATCGCCAAGCTCAGGGACTATCAGATCGGTCAGTTCATCCGGGAAGACGGTCCCGAACATCACCTTCAAAAGGCCGGCACCCCCACCATGGGCGGAGTGCTCATCGTCGTCAGCATCGTACTGCCCACCCTTTTGTGGGCTGATCTGGGAAACCTTTACGTCTGGATCGCCGTCGCTTCCCTGATCCTGTTCGGTGCTGTGGGCCTGGCCGACGACTACCTCAAGGTCTCCAGGAAGAACTCGACCGGCCTGCGGCCGCGGCGCAAAATCCTGTTCCAGGTGCTGATCGCCCTGGGCATCGGGCTGACTCTCGTGGCGCTCCACTACCAGGGGCTCTACAGCATTCAGTTGAGCGTCCCCTTCTTCAAGCGTTTCACGCCGGAACTGGATCTGGTGGTGCTGGGGGTCTCGACCTTCATTCCCCTGATCGTGTTCACGGCTCTGGTCATCGTGGGAAGCAGCAACGCCGTGAACCTGACGGACGGCCTGGATGGACTGGCCAGCGGCCTGATGGTGATTGCGGCTTCGGCCCTGACGGTTCTGGCTTACGTGACCAGCCACGCCACTTTCGCCACTTATCTGGGGCTGATCAAGAACACCTACGCCAGCGAGCTCTCCATCTTCTGCGGAGCCATGGTGGGAGCCAGCCTGGGGTTTCTCTGGTACAACTCCCACCCCGCCGAGATCTTCATGGGAGATGTCGGGTCCATGTCTCTGGGTGGCGCCATCGCCACCGTGGCGGTGCTCATCAAGCAGGAACTCCTGCTGTTGTCCATCGGGGGCATCTTCGTCCTGGAGGCCCTGTCGGTCATCTTCCAGGTCCTTTACTTCAAGGCCACCGGGAAGCGCATTCTGCGAATGGCCCCCCTGCACCACCACTTCGAGCTGCTGGGCTGGGACGAGCCCAAAGTGGTGGTGCGTTTCTGGGTGCTGGGCCTGCTGTTCGCACTCTTCAGCCTGACCACGCTGAAGATCAGGTAGAAGGGGGGCGAGGGTTTGGCGATGAAGTTGTCGGGTCGAAACATCCTGGTGGTCGGACTGGCCCGGACCGGCCTGGCCGCGGCCAACTTCCTGATTGCGAAGGGGGCCCGCGTCAGCGTCACGGATCTTCGCACGAGGAATGATCTGAATGACCAGATCGCAAGGCTCCAGGGGAAGGTTCGGTTGGTCCTGGGACGTCACCGGGAAGCGGATTTCACCGGAGCCGACATGATCGTATTGAGCCCCGGGGTGCCGTCCGGGATCCCTCCGCTGGTGCGGGCCCGGGAGCGGGGAATACCGGTCTGGAGCGAGATCGAGCTGGCTTGCCGTTTCCTGAAGGGCACGCTCATCGGGGTCACGGGAACCAACGGCAAGACCACCACGACCACACTGATCGGCGAGATGCTGGCCGCGGGCCGGCGGCCCCATGTCGTGGCGGGCAACATCGGAGTCCCCCTGCTGGAGAAGCTGGAGGACGCCAATGACGAAACGGTCTGGGTCGTGGAGCTCTCATCCTTTCAACTGGAGACGACCCGGACGCTGCACTGCCGGGTGGCCGTCGTCCTCAACGTAACTCCGGACCATCTGGATCGTCACGCGAGCTTCGAAGACTACTGGCAGGCGAAGCGCCGCATTCTGCTCAACCAGGAAGCGTCGGATTTCGCCGTGTTCAACCGGGACGAACCCAATTCCAGGCGCATGGCCGACGGCGCCGAGGCACGTTCCCTCTTCTTCAGCCGGTCGGAACGGTGCGCGGGCGCTTTTTCCCGGGACGGAAAGATCTGGATTCAGGTGGACGGCGAGCCGCACCAGGTGATGGACCGGAGCCAGGTCCGGCTCAAAGGGGAACACAATCTGGAAAACGTTCTGGCCGGCGCGGCCGCCGGCTTCATGGTGGGCGTCGAACCCGAAGCGATCGCCCGTGCCTGCCGCCGCTTCGCCGGCGTGGAGCACCGCCTGGAATGGATCCGGGACCTGGAGGGCGTCTCCTTCTACAACGATTCCAAAGCCACCAACGTGGAATCGGCCGCCAAAGCCATGGAAGCCCTGGAGCAGCCCCTGGTCGCCATCATGGGGGGGACCAACAAAGGGTCCGACTTCCGGGTGCTGAGGCCGCTGGTCAAGAGGAAGGTCCGGCACCTGGTCCTTTTGGGAGAGGCCAAGGACAGTCTCGTGGAGGGGCTGCGCGGAACCGCCCCGGTGAGCGAGGTAGGAGGGTTTGAGGAAGCGGTTCGCCGGGCATTCGTCGTGGCGGTGCCCGGAGACGCGGTGCTGCTGGCCCCGGCCTGCGCCAGTTTCGACATGTTCCGCAACTATGAGGAACGGGGCAGAACCTTCAAGGATCTGGTTTCACGGTTGACCGGAGGTGAGTGGCAGTGACCCGACGAACGACGTACGACCCTGTGATTCTGTTGGTCCTCCTGGTTCTGGTGGGCTTCGGCCTGGTCATGGCCTTCAGCGCCTCCGGAATGGTGTCGCTGGACCGGTACGGCGTTTCCACCCGTATTTTCCAAAGGCAGCTGGTGAGTGTCGGTATCGGCCTGGTGGTCTTCTGGATCGCGGCGCATTGGGACTATCGGCGATATGCGACTCCCGCATTCATCTATCCGGCGCTGGCCGCCACCGTGATTCTCCTGGTTCTTCCCTTGGTGCTACCCACCGGTCAGGATGTCCGGCGCTGGATTCCGGTCGGTCCCACGAGGTTCCAACCCTCGGAACTGGCCAAGCTCGGGGTCGTGGTTTTCGCGGCCTACTACCTCACCCGATACCGCTCGAGCCTCCAGTCGTTGGCCGTGTTGGCGCCGTTGCTGGGGATTGTGGGGCTGGTCCTGGCTCTGATCGTGGTCGAGCCCGATCTGGGGACCGCCTGCGCCATCGCGCTCACGGTGGGAACGGTGCTCTTCCTGGCCGGCGTTCGCCTGATCTACCTGATCGGCCTCGCCGGCTTGAGTATTCCTGTCGTCCTGGCCCTCATTTTTAGCGCTTCCTACCGCAAGGACCGGATTCTGGCCTTCCTGAATCCGGACGTCGACCCCTCCGGCATCGGATACCAGATTCGCCAGAGCCTCATCGCCGTGGGCTCCGGCGGATGGACCGGACTGGGTCTGACCCAGAGCAAGCAGAAGCTCCATTTTCTGCCCGAGTCCCACACCGATTTCGTCTTCGCCGTCGTGGGGGAGGAGCTTGGATTGCTGGGTTCGCTCGTCATGGTGGCGCTCTTTGTTCTGCTCTTCTGGCGAGGAGTGCGGATCGCTTTCCGGGCCGACACCGATTTCGGCTCTCTGCTGGCCATGGGGATCGTGTGCATGGTGGTCCTGCAAGGCATGTTCAACATGTGCGTCGTGGTCAGCCTGCTGCCCACCAAGGGAATTCCGCTCCCGTTCGT includes these proteins:
- a CDS encoding UDP-N-acetylmuramoyl-tripeptide--D-alanyl-D-alanine ligase, yielding MFGLDFRQAAQVMGARTWGRDLGRQARRPLPRVVIDSRQVKPGDCFFAIKGDRLDGHDFLEAAMERGAAVGVCSRTPNLDAGAYEDRIFLRVADTTLALQELAAELRRRWGRSLVGVTGSMGKTTTRTFTTRLLESGHQVLQSPANFNNAFGVPLSLLLLEERHDLAVLELGMNHAGEIRRLARICRPDLAVITNVAPVHLEFFSSVDEIARAKGEILEDMAPAGVFVYNADDRRVADLASAFHGRSVSFSLERKADVQVTDVRVVDSNSTRFILRAGWGESSCRVSFVGRHHLYNLAAAVAAARTLGLSREQIEGAIPSLSPLPMRGKIRGLEMSGSRRIRILDDSYNSNPQAVRMVLEAVGKSAGAGRRIVALGEMLELGPESAVWHRRVGRMAARIEPHLLAAVGAGARPVLDGAREAGLADGRTLYFGTSEEAAEYLAGFICSGDFLLIKGSRGVGMERIAALLEKGKGS
- the mraY gene encoding phospho-N-acetylmuramoyl-pentapeptide-transferase, with translation MIYHLLYALHDQFSVLNVLRYITFRTAYATLTALALSLILGPWLIAKLRDYQIGQFIREDGPEHHLQKAGTPTMGGVLIVVSIVLPTLLWADLGNLYVWIAVASLILFGAVGLADDYLKVSRKNSTGLRPRRKILFQVLIALGIGLTLVALHYQGLYSIQLSVPFFKRFTPELDLVVLGVSTFIPLIVFTALVIVGSSNAVNLTDGLDGLASGLMVIAASALTVLAYVTSHATFATYLGLIKNTYASELSIFCGAMVGASLGFLWYNSHPAEIFMGDVGSMSLGGAIATVAVLIKQELLLLSIGGIFVLEALSVIFQVLYFKATGKRILRMAPLHHHFELLGWDEPKVVVRFWVLGLLFALFSLTTLKIR
- the murD gene encoding UDP-N-acetylmuramoyl-L-alanine--D-glutamate ligase, which encodes MKLSGRNILVVGLARTGLAAANFLIAKGARVSVTDLRTRNDLNDQIARLQGKVRLVLGRHREADFTGADMIVLSPGVPSGIPPLVRARERGIPVWSEIELACRFLKGTLIGVTGTNGKTTTTTLIGEMLAAGRRPHVVAGNIGVPLLEKLEDANDETVWVVELSSFQLETTRTLHCRVAVVLNVTPDHLDRHASFEDYWQAKRRILLNQEASDFAVFNRDEPNSRRMADGAEARSLFFSRSERCAGAFSRDGKIWIQVDGEPHQVMDRSQVRLKGEHNLENVLAGAAAGFMVGVEPEAIARACRRFAGVEHRLEWIRDLEGVSFYNDSKATNVESAAKAMEALEQPLVAIMGGTNKGSDFRVLRPLVKRKVRHLVLLGEAKDSLVEGLRGTAPVSEVGGFEEAVRRAFVVAVPGDAVLLAPACASFDMFRNYEERGRTFKDLVSRLTGGEWQ
- the ftsW gene encoding putative lipid II flippase FtsW, with the protein product MTRRTTYDPVILLVLLVLVGFGLVMAFSASGMVSLDRYGVSTRIFQRQLVSVGIGLVVFWIAAHWDYRRYATPAFIYPALAATVILLVLPLVLPTGQDVRRWIPVGPTRFQPSELAKLGVVVFAAYYLTRYRSSLQSLAVLAPLLGIVGLVLALIVVEPDLGTACAIALTVGTVLFLAGVRLIYLIGLAGLSIPVVLALIFSASYRKDRILAFLNPDVDPSGIGYQIRQSLIAVGSGGWTGLGLTQSKQKLHFLPESHTDFVFAVVGEELGLLGSLVMVALFVLLFWRGVRIAFRADTDFGSLLAMGIVCMVVLQGMFNMCVVVSLLPTKGIPLPFVSVGGSSMLAMMAGMGILLNISRRCRTDREEAVPRDRGFQ